One Methylobacterium sp. 77 DNA window includes the following coding sequences:
- a CDS encoding MipA/OmpV family protein, with the protein MSACLASGTGAHAADLMEVQRPPTFAAIDQNLWLVTVTANVQVTPRYPGSQDYTPIGYPSISISKVGAPRRFSSPDDGISFSLYDSARFTAGVTARYVPGRYYGDDRRNLFGLRDAQFAIEPGLFVEYYPVEWLRTRAEIRHGIFGHHGFVGSLGADVIQPFDRWQVSLGPRFNFGDESFAKRYFGVQPFEAALNGGLTPFKPDNYLTVGALGALTYTFDEKWAVTGYVGYNRIVGSSADSPLVRGRFGSPNQYTFGMKVNYSFVTKPWF; encoded by the coding sequence CATTCGCCGCCATCGACCAGAACCTCTGGCTGGTGACGGTGACCGCGAACGTCCAGGTGACGCCGCGATATCCGGGTTCGCAAGATTACACCCCGATCGGCTATCCCTCGATCAGCATCAGCAAGGTCGGGGCGCCGCGCCGGTTCTCGTCGCCGGATGACGGCATCAGCTTCTCGCTCTACGATTCGGCCCGCTTCACCGCGGGCGTCACCGCGCGCTACGTCCCCGGCCGCTATTACGGTGACGACCGCCGCAACCTCTTCGGCCTGCGCGATGCGCAATTCGCCATCGAGCCCGGCCTCTTCGTCGAATATTATCCCGTGGAATGGCTGCGCACCCGCGCCGAGATCCGCCATGGCATCTTCGGCCATCACGGCTTCGTCGGATCGCTCGGCGCCGATGTGATCCAGCCCTTCGACCGCTGGCAGGTCTCGCTCGGCCCGCGCTTCAATTTCGGCGACGAATCCTTCGCCAAGCGCTATTTCGGCGTGCAGCCGTTCGAAGCCGCCCTCAACGGCGGGCTGACGCCGTTCAAGCCCGACAATTACCTCACAGTGGGCGCCCTCGGGGCCCTCACCTATACGTTCGACGAAAAATGGGCCGTGACGGGGTATGTCGGCTACAACCGGATCGTCGGCTCCTCGGCCGACAGCCCGCTGGTGCGCGGTCGCTTCGGCTCACCGAACCAGTACACGTTCGGCATGAAGGTGAATTACAGCTTCGTCACCAAGCCCTGGTTCTGA
- a CDS encoding glutathione S-transferase family protein — translation MKLFHSHFSPFARKVMVCAHVLGLTDRLELLASAAHPVKRDGTILAHHPLAQVPTLLDEEGHAIADSRVICEYLDARAGGHLFPPAGPARWAALNAQSIADGILDAALLIRYELTARDASERSVAWMDGQEAKIVSALAHLNAEADGFGERIDIGTISIACALGYLDLRFAELGWKRENPDLAAWFTRFAAHPAMMATIPPTA, via the coding sequence ATGAAGCTGTTCCATTCGCACTTCTCGCCCTTCGCGCGGAAGGTCATGGTCTGCGCCCACGTGCTGGGTCTCACCGACCGCCTCGAATTGCTGGCGAGTGCGGCACATCCGGTGAAGCGCGACGGCACCATCCTCGCCCATCACCCGCTGGCACAGGTGCCGACCCTCCTCGACGAGGAAGGTCATGCCATCGCCGATAGCCGGGTGATCTGCGAATACCTCGATGCGCGCGCCGGCGGTCACCTGTTCCCACCGGCCGGTCCCGCCCGCTGGGCGGCGCTCAACGCGCAATCCATCGCCGACGGCATCCTCGATGCGGCCCTGCTGATCCGTTACGAACTCACGGCCCGCGACGCGTCCGAACGCTCCGTCGCCTGGATGGACGGGCAGGAGGCCAAGATCGTCAGCGCACTCGCGCATCTGAACGCGGAGGCGGACGGCTTCGGGGAGAGGATCGATATCGGGACGATCAGCATCGCCTGCGCGCTGGGCTATCTCGACCTTCGCTTCGCGGAGCTCGGCTGGAAGCGGGAAAACCCGGATCTGGCAGCGTGGTTCACACGCTTTGCCGCGCATCCGGCCATGATGGCGACGATCCCGCCCACGGCCTGA
- a CDS encoding alpha/beta hydrolase: MRLKACLVLGVSLVVASLCEPVLGATPPAQPADGPGGVGNRSLSIVKRALGRPSAATFVFYSAGAAPAEGRPVVVFLHAWGAPNPQPYGAWIEHLARAGYLVLFPRFQEVNRTRPADATANAEKLVKAALADLESDPDAKPNPKRLALIGHLAGAPIAANLAADAESSGLPAPRLVFAIMPGGIASDPKSRGVVLRDLSKIAPETLVITVIGDRDARAADLAARRLLRESSAVAPERKLFIRALSDDHGFPSLTATLTSPGAVDTAYDGGAIKLPPEPPRDPKQPPAPFKWSADMSLSGEQTTLLAQLNNSRADSLDYLAYWKTFDLAAAAAFGGDPATLKVNPRLSDMERWSDGWPVKRLVVETPRATAAPAAAAPVVPTPAAATQPKPKPVRRP; the protein is encoded by the coding sequence ATGCGTTTGAAAGCCTGCCTCGTACTCGGCGTGTCGCTCGTCGTCGCGTCCTTGTGCGAACCGGTCCTCGGCGCGACACCGCCCGCCCAGCCCGCGGATGGCCCCGGAGGCGTCGGAAACCGGTCGCTCTCCATCGTCAAGCGTGCGCTCGGCCGTCCCAGTGCGGCGACTTTCGTATTCTACTCGGCCGGAGCGGCCCCGGCCGAAGGGCGGCCGGTGGTGGTTTTCCTCCATGCCTGGGGCGCCCCCAACCCGCAGCCCTATGGCGCGTGGATCGAACACCTCGCCCGCGCCGGATATCTCGTCCTGTTCCCGCGCTTTCAGGAGGTCAACCGGACCCGGCCGGCGGATGCCACCGCCAATGCCGAGAAACTGGTGAAGGCCGCCCTGGCGGATCTCGAGAGCGATCCTGATGCCAAGCCGAATCCGAAGCGTCTCGCCCTGATCGGCCATCTGGCCGGCGCTCCGATCGCCGCCAACCTCGCGGCAGATGCCGAAAGCTCCGGCCTTCCGGCGCCTCGCCTGGTCTTCGCCATCATGCCGGGCGGCATCGCGAGCGATCCGAAGTCCAGGGGCGTGGTGTTGCGCGACCTGTCCAAGATCGCCCCGGAGACGCTGGTGATCACCGTCATCGGCGATCGCGATGCCCGCGCCGCCGACCTCGCGGCACGCCGGCTCCTGCGCGAATCGAGCGCCGTCGCGCCCGAGCGCAAACTCTTCATCCGCGCCCTCTCGGACGATCACGGCTTCCCCTCGCTGACGGCGACGCTGACCTCGCCCGGCGCGGTGGACACGGCCTATGACGGGGGCGCGATCAAGCTGCCGCCGGAGCCGCCACGCGACCCGAAGCAGCCTCCCGCTCCGTTCAAATGGTCGGCGGACATGTCGCTGTCGGGCGAACAGACGACGCTGCTGGCGCAGCTGAACAATTCGCGGGCCGACAGCCTCGATTACCTCGCCTATTGGAAGACCTTCGATCTGGCCGCCGCCGCGGCCTTCGGCGGAGATCCGGCGACCCTCAAGGTCAATCCTCGCCTCAGCGACATGGAGCGCTGGAGCGACGGCTGGCCGGTCAAGCGCCTCGTGGTGGAAACCCCGCGCGCCACCGCCGCGCCCGCCGCAGCGGCCCCCGTCGTGCCTACGCCCGCGGCAGCGACGCAACCCAAGCCGAAGCCCGTGCGCCGCCCCTGA
- a CDS encoding response regulator, whose product MSAVNPSGEKPVILVVEDEPDERFLAAALLEETGFSVIEAETAERALAILNEKDGAVSVVFSDVRTPGPIGGFELARIIGVTWPRVRVLLTSGDAGDQPSDLRVSATFIPKPWRASDILAWVEEAAGRTPEQGPGIDVIGGNAP is encoded by the coding sequence ATGAGTGCTGTGAATCCATCGGGCGAGAAACCGGTGATCCTCGTCGTCGAGGACGAGCCCGATGAGCGCTTCCTCGCGGCCGCATTGCTGGAAGAGACGGGTTTCAGCGTCATCGAGGCGGAGACCGCCGAGCGGGCGCTCGCCATCCTGAACGAGAAGGACGGCGCGGTCAGCGTCGTCTTCTCCGACGTGCGGACGCCCGGCCCCATCGGCGGCTTCGAACTCGCCCGCATCATCGGGGTCACCTGGCCCCGCGTGCGGGTCTTGCTGACATCGGGCGATGCCGGCGATCAGCCGAGCGATCTGCGGGTGTCCGCGACCTTCATCCCGAAGCCGTGGCGCGCGTCCGATATCCTCGCCTGGGTCGAGGAAGCGGCGGGCCGCACCCCGGAGCAGGGACCGGGCATCGACGTGATCGGCGGCAACGCCCCCTGA
- a CDS encoding dienelactone hydrolase family protein: MDDHGTGKDRSTKALGGLDGLVIPPFSRRGFVMTSLIAGFTLAEANAQAQVIATDATGLVAGEVKIPATDGPMPGYRAMPDGAGPFPLILVIEEIFGVHEYIKDVCRRLAKAGYCAVAPELYARQGDLSTMTDVKAIVRDVILKTPDAEWIADLDAAASWAVADSKADPERIGTMGWCRGGRGAWLYAAHRRDLKAAVAWYGPLGGDRTDLQPKTAGDVAPDIHAPLLALYGGADTGIPVASVEEARDRANAAGRTVELVVFPEAPHGFHADYRPSYRKDSAEQGWARALAFLKSHGVG, translated from the coding sequence ATGGACGATCACGGCACGGGCAAGGACCGTTCGACCAAGGCACTCGGCGGGCTCGACGGGCTCGTCATCCCGCCTTTCTCGCGCCGGGGCTTCGTCATGACGAGCCTCATCGCCGGCTTCACCCTGGCCGAGGCGAATGCGCAGGCGCAGGTGATCGCGACCGATGCGACCGGGCTCGTCGCCGGAGAGGTGAAGATCCCGGCGACCGACGGGCCGATGCCCGGTTACCGGGCGATGCCGGATGGGGCGGGGCCGTTTCCGCTGATCCTCGTCATCGAGGAGATCTTCGGGGTTCACGAATACATCAAGGATGTCTGCCGACGTCTGGCCAAGGCCGGCTATTGCGCGGTCGCGCCCGAGCTCTACGCGCGGCAGGGCGATCTCTCCACGATGACGGATGTGAAGGCGATCGTCCGCGACGTCATCCTGAAGACGCCGGACGCCGAATGGATCGCCGATCTCGATGCCGCCGCCTCCTGGGCCGTCGCCGATTCGAAAGCCGACCCGGAGCGGATCGGCACGATGGGATGGTGCCGTGGCGGACGGGGCGCCTGGCTCTATGCGGCGCATCGGCGGGATCTGAAGGCGGCGGTGGCGTGGTACGGCCCACTCGGCGGCGACCGTACCGACCTGCAGCCGAAGACGGCGGGAGACGTGGCGCCCGATATCCACGCGCCGCTCCTGGCGCTCTATGGCGGAGCCGATACCGGCATTCCCGTCGCCAGCGTCGAGGAGGCCCGAGATCGTGCGAACGCGGCCGGCCGCACGGTCGAACTCGTGGTCTTTCCCGAAGCACCGCACGGGTTCCACGCCGATTACCGGCCGAGCTATCGCAAGGACAGCGCCGAACAGGGCTGGGCGCGTGCGCTGGCGTTTCTCAAAAGCCACGGGGTCGGCTAA